A window of the Loxodonta africana isolate mLoxAfr1 chromosome 3, mLoxAfr1.hap2, whole genome shotgun sequence genome harbors these coding sequences:
- the NUDT17 gene encoding nucleoside diphosphate-linked moiety X motif 17 isoform X1, whose product MAATRVLLLLSGNSESASFARSVCGILGAGPELGPWPTYCSFKRGHLVLSARPFPGASARLPLQRPPFCPFAALDQQPRASAPELPTNRGVDLGVAVVLQSSDQTVLLTRRTRTLNISPNLWVPPGGHVELEEELLDGGLRELWEESGLQLPQGQFSWVPLGLWESAYPPRLSWGFPKYHHIVLYLLVISQESQQQLQARIQPNPSEVSAFMWLGPDVAAAVAATEDGAETTRTVPQDLPPSVPAVELQEDGEFQPLAVPMSTLLQTTPTTAEAKERVSTGTKFALRLWLQHLGSVTPPPCKSGARMDPGPAKEAPNMDPLPPSQGSGKQSP is encoded by the exons ATGGCCGCCACGCGTGTGCTGCTGCTCCTGTCCGGGAACTCTGAATCCGCGAGCTTCGCACGGAGCGTGTGTGGCATCCTGGGCGCCGGGCCTGAGCTCGGGCCATGGCCCACGTACTGCAGCTTCAAGCGAGGACATCTCGTCCTCTCGGCCAGGCCGTTCCCAGGCGCATCAGCCAGGCTTCCGCTCCAG CGACCCCCTTTCTGCCCTTTTGCGGCCCTGGACCAGCAACCCAGGGCCTCCGCGCCCGAGCTGCCCACAAACCGAGGTGTGGATTTGGGTGTAGCCGTCGTTCTGCAGTCCAGTGACCAGACTGTCCTGCTGACACGAAGGACCCGCACCCTCAACATTTCCCCCAATCTCTGGGTACCCCCAG GTGGGCATGTGGAACTTGAGGAGGAG CTGCTGGACGGAGGACTTCGAGAGCTTTGGGAGGAGAGTGGACTGCAGCTGCCCCAGGGCCAGTTCTCCTGGGTCCCTCTGGGGCTATGGGAG tctgcctACCCTCCTAGGCTGAGCTGGGGTTTCCCCAAATACCATCACATCGTTCTCTATCTACTTGTGATCTCCCAGGAGTCACAGCAGCAGCTGCAG GCACGGATCCAACCAAACCCAAGTGAGGTGAGCGCCTTTATGTGGCTGGGACCAGATGTAGCAGCTGCAGTGGCTGCCACAGAGGATGGAGCAGAGACAACCAGAACTGTCCCCCAGGACCTACCACCCTCTGTACC TGCAGTGGAGCTGCAGGAGGATGGAGAATTCCAACCTCTGGCCGTGCCCATGTCCACACTGCTGCAGACGACCCCAACCACAGCAGAGGCCAAAGAGAGAGTCAGCACGGGGACTAAGTTTGCCCTCAGGCTCTGGCTGCAACACTTGGGCAG TGTGACACCCCCACCATGTAAAAGTGGAGCTCGCATGGACCCAGGGCCAGCAAAGGAAGCGCCGAACATGGACCCCCTTCCCCCGAGCCAGGGGTCTGGAAAACAAAGTCCGTAG
- the NUDT17 gene encoding nucleoside diphosphate-linked moiety X motif 17 isoform X2 produces MAATRVLLLLSGNSESASFARSVCGILGAGPELGPWPTYCSFKRGHLVLSARPFPGASARLPLQRPPFCPFAALDQQPRASAPELPTNRGVDLGVAVVLQSSDQTVLLTRRTRTLNISPNLWVPPGGHVELEEELLDGGLRELWEESGLQLPQGQFSWVPLGLWESAYPPRLSWGFPKYHHIVLYLLVISQESQQQLQARIQPNPSEVSAFMWLGPDVAAAVAATEDGAETTRTVPQDLPPSVPHRPDRSCHYTVQWSCRRMENSNLWPCPCPHCCRRPQPQQRPKRESARGLSLPSGSGCNTWAGKSIVLEGSTSLGWMV; encoded by the exons ATGGCCGCCACGCGTGTGCTGCTGCTCCTGTCCGGGAACTCTGAATCCGCGAGCTTCGCACGGAGCGTGTGTGGCATCCTGGGCGCCGGGCCTGAGCTCGGGCCATGGCCCACGTACTGCAGCTTCAAGCGAGGACATCTCGTCCTCTCGGCCAGGCCGTTCCCAGGCGCATCAGCCAGGCTTCCGCTCCAG CGACCCCCTTTCTGCCCTTTTGCGGCCCTGGACCAGCAACCCAGGGCCTCCGCGCCCGAGCTGCCCACAAACCGAGGTGTGGATTTGGGTGTAGCCGTCGTTCTGCAGTCCAGTGACCAGACTGTCCTGCTGACACGAAGGACCCGCACCCTCAACATTTCCCCCAATCTCTGGGTACCCCCAG GTGGGCATGTGGAACTTGAGGAGGAG CTGCTGGACGGAGGACTTCGAGAGCTTTGGGAGGAGAGTGGACTGCAGCTGCCCCAGGGCCAGTTCTCCTGGGTCCCTCTGGGGCTATGGGAG tctgcctACCCTCCTAGGCTGAGCTGGGGTTTCCCCAAATACCATCACATCGTTCTCTATCTACTTGTGATCTCCCAGGAGTCACAGCAGCAGCTGCAG GCACGGATCCAACCAAACCCAAGTGAGGTGAGCGCCTTTATGTGGCTGGGACCAGATGTAGCAGCTGCAGTGGCTGCCACAGAGGATGGAGCAGAGACAACCAGAACTGTCCCCCAGGACCTACCACCCTCTGTACC GCACAGACCAGACAGAAGTTGTCATTACACAGTGCAGTGGAGCTGCAGGAGGATGGAGAATTCCAACCTCTGGCCGTGCCCATGTCCACACTGCTGCAGACGACCCCAACCACAGCAGAGGCCAAAGAGAGAGTCAGCACGGGGACTAAGTTTGCCCTCAGGCTCTGGCTGCAACACTTGGGCAGGTAAGAGTATAGTACTTGAGGGCTCCACGTCACTGGGCTGGATGGTCTAG
- the ANKRD35 gene encoding ankyrin repeat domain-containing protein 35 — translation MVSDLWNTERMSGCLFSFAWHPDHLPLFFLHTTLIPHIIQFVVLGQVERWNRHDQKLLEAVQRGDVGRVAALASRKSARPTKLDSNGQSPFHLAASKGLTECLTILLANGADINSKNEDGSTALHLATISCQPQCVKVLLQHGANEDAVDAENRSPLHWAASSGCASSVLLLCDHEAFLDVLDNGGRTPLMIASLGGHAAICSQLLQRGARVNVTDKDDKSALILACEKGSAEVAELLLSHGADVGAVDSTGHDALHYALRTQDKALWKLLQLAMNRRRQGGQGLVQHLDLATRVSPSEPQVGSPPKSAWRAEPEEEQEEEEDEDPCSEEWRWKYEEQQRKVSQLEQELVQKTEECKAQAAAYLGLENQIQEQVQELGLLLSQEPGTPGGQGSSLRPGGDGMEQGCPVDLLAERIQELKKQQQVATANPTLTPKKAQDSAPGDIQYEAHGRSHPEEQGPPRSETIGRATGQQVTISGGQALDLSQTDQRCAGQKERPQAPGAEPGGTVAEPVGPAAMHQLLLQLREELAAVWREKDAARGALSRPVLEGALGTPQAEAAAAAWEKMEARLEQVLVRLDKAKAGLQVKPEAPAQEPRDGAPKATPGTITKEYEGKEKKAPGARGEPLGAPGVEQAPGGGLPKCQLEKEVSALRLSNSNLLGELGELGRERQRLQGELQSLNKRLQREFVPKPEAQVQLLQLQRSVGLLTDELAVEKEATEKLRQRLASQSSGLRGLWNCLPPDIVGKEGAQSTAADPLGELQAYIRTLVDRHREAQQVLALLEEENQQLRKTPAPRGEPETSSKVPASPQVAALEQDLGKLEEELRAVQATMSGKSQEIGKLKQLLYQATEEVAELRAREAASLRQHEKTRGSLVAQAQAWGQELKALLEKYNTACREMARLREAVAEERRRNGDLIARAAEQERQAGEMRGRSEQFEKTAELLKEKMEHLIGACRDKEAKIKELLKKLEKLSEEVLAVRGENARLALQLQDSQKNHEEIISTYRNHLLNAARGYMEQDVYNILLRILSMQEE, via the exons ATGGTGAGTGACTTGTGGAACACTGAAAGGATGTCAGGATGTCTCTTTTCCTTTGCTTGGCATCCTGACCatctccctcttttctttctccacaCTACCCTCATCCCCCATATTATACAATTTGTTGTTCTGGGCCAGGTGGAGAGATGGAACCGCCATGATCAGAAGCTGCTGGAGGCAGTGCAGCGGGGGGACGTGGGGCGCGTGGCTGCCCTGGCCTCCAGGAAGTCAGCCCGACCCACCAAGCTAGACTCGAATGGCCAGTCCCC GTTTCATCTGGCGGCCTCCAAAGGCCTGACGGAGTGTCTGACTATACTGCTTGCAAATGGGGCTGATATCAACAGCAAGAATGAGGACG gAAGCACCGCCCTGCACTTGGCCACCATCTCCTGCCAGCCACAGTGTGTCAAGGTCCTGCTGCAG CATGGTGCCAATGAAGATGCCGTGGATGCAGAAAACCGTAGTCCATTGCACTGGGCAG CCTCCTCTGGTTGTGCCTCAAGCGTACTCCTGCTATGTGACCACGAAGCCTTCCTGGATGTCCTGGATAAT GGTGGACGGACACCTCTGATGATCGCATCTCTGGGTGGTCATGCAGCTATCTGCTCCCAACTGCTGCAGAGAGGTGCCCGAGTTAATGTCACAGACAAGGATGACAA ATCGGCTCTGATCCTGGCCTGTGAGAAAGGCAGCGCCGAAGTGGCTGAGCTGCTCCTGAGCCATGGAGCAGATGTGGGGGCAGTAGACAGCACAGGGCATGATGCCTTGCATTATGCTCTGCGCACACAGGACAAGGCACTGTGGAAGCTGCTACAGCTGGCCATGAACAGGCGGCGGCAGGGAG GTCAGGGGCTAGTTCAACACCTAGATCTTGCAACCCGG GTCTCTCCATCTGAGCCCCAGGTGGGCTCTCCACCTAAAAGCGCATGGAGAGCAGAGCCCGAGGAAgagcaggaggaagaggaagatgaAGATCCATGTTCAGAGGAGTGGAGGTGGAAGTATGAAGAGCAGCAGAGGAAAGTCTCTCAGTTGGAGCAGGAGCTGGTGCAAAAGACAGAAGAGTGTAAGGCTCAAGCTGCAGCCTACCTGGGTCTGGAGAACCAGATTCAAGAGCAGGTGCAGGAACTGGGGCTCCTCCTATCTCAAGAGCCTGGAACCCCAGGAGGGCAAGGCTCTAGTCTCCGGCCTGGCGGGGATGGCATGGAGCAGGGTTGTCCCGTAGACCTACTGGCCGAGCGCATACAAGAGCTAAAGAAGCAACAGCAGGTAGCTACAGCAAACCCAACATTAACTCCCAAGAAGGCCCAGGATTCAGCCCCAGGAGATATCCAGTATGAAGCCCATGGAAGATCTCATCCAGAAGAACAGGGGCCACCAAGGTCTGAGACCATTGGGAGGGCCACTGGACAGCAAGTAACCATTAGTGGGGGACAGGCCCTTGATCTCAGTCAGACTGATCAAAGGTGTGCTGGGCAGAAGGAGAGACCTCAGGCCCCAGGGGCTGAGCCAGGAGGCACAGTGGCGGAACCAGTGGGCCCAGCAGCCATGCACCAGCTCCTGCTACAACTAAGGGAAGAGCTGGCTGCCGTGTGGCGAGAAAAGGATGCCGCCCGGGGGGCTTTGTCAAGACCAGTCCTGGAGGGAGCCCTGGGGACTCCCCAGGCTGAAGCTGCAGCAGCTGCCTGGGAGAAGATGGAGGCCCGGTTGGAGCAGGTGCTGGTGAGGCTGGATAAAGCAAAGGCAGGACTACAGGTGAAGCCGGAAGCTCCTGCCCAGGAGCCCAGAGATGGAGCGCCAAAGGCAACCCCAGGGACCATCACCAAAGAGtatgaagggaaggagaaaaaagcCCCTGGGGCCAGGGGAGAACCTCTAGGAGCCCCTGGAGTGGAGCAGGCCCCAGGAGGAGGTCTGCCAAAGTGTCAGCTGGAGAAGGAGGTGTCAGCACTGCGCCTGAGCAACAGTAACTTGCTGGGGGAACTGGGGGAGCTGGGGCGGGAGCGGCAGCGGTTGCAGGGCGAGCTGCAGTCCCTGAACAAGCGACTACAGCGAGAGTTTGTGCCCAAGCCAGAGGCACAGGTCCAGCTACTGCAGTTGCAGCGGAGTGTGGGGCTGCTCACGGATGAACTGGCCGTGGAGAAGGAGGCCACAGAGAAGCTGCGGCAACGGCTGGCCTCCCAGAGCAGTGGCCTCCGAGGGCTGTGGAACTGCCTGCCCCCAGACATAGTGGGCAAGGAGGGTGCTCAGAGCACAGCAGCCGACCCCCTGGGGGAGCTGCAGGCCTACATCAGAACCCTGGTGGATAGGCACCGGGAGGCCCAGCAGGTGCTGGCTCTTCTGGAGGAGGAAAACCAGCAGCTGCGGAAGACCCCGGCCCCACGTGGGGAACCAGAGACCTCCTCAAAGGTCCCAGCATCCCCCCAAGTGGCCGCTCTGGAGCAAGACCTGGGGAAGCTGGAGGAGGAGCTGCGGGCCGTTCAGGCCACGATGAGTGGGAAGAGCCAGGAGATCGGGAAGCTGAAGCAGCTACTCTACCAGGCCACCGAGGAAGTGGCCGAGCTGAGGGCGCGGGAGGCGGCCAGCCTGCGGCAGCACGAGAAGACTCGAGGCTCACTAGTGGCCCAGGCTCAGGCTTGGGGCCAGGAGCTGAAGGCCCTGCTGGAAAAGTATAACACGGCCTGCCGGGAAATGGCTAGGCTCCGGGAGGCTGTGGCCGAGGAGCGCCGCAGGAACGGGGACCTGATTGCGCGGGCTGCTGAGCAGGAGCGCCAGGCCGGCGAGATGCGCGGGCGCTCGGAGCAGTTTGAGAAGACGGCAGAGCTGCTGAAGGAGAAGATGGAGCATCTCATCGGGGCCTGCCGGGACAAGGAGGCCAAG ATCAAGGAATTGTtgaagaaactggagaaactTTCAGAGGAGGTCCTAGCAGTTCGGGGAGAAAATGCTCGCCTTGCCCTACAGCTGCAG GATTCTCAGAAGAACCACGAAGAGATCATCTCCACCTATAGGAATCATTTGCTGAATGCTGCTCGG GGTTACATGGAACAGGATGTGTATAATATCCTACTGCGAATTCTCAGCATGCAGGAGGAGTAA
- the NUDT17 gene encoding nucleoside diphosphate-linked moiety X motif 17 isoform X3, whose protein sequence is MAATRVLLLLSGNSESASFARSVCGILGAGPELGPWPTYCSFKRGHLVLSARPFPGASARLPLQRPPFCPFAALDQQPRASAPELPTNRGVDLGVAVVLQSSDQTVLLTRRTRTLNISPNLWVPPGGHVELEEELLDGGLRELWEESGLQLPQGQFSWVPLGLWESAYPPRLSWGFPKYHHIVLYLLVISQESQQQLQARIQPNPSEVSAFMWLGPDVAAAVAATEDGAETTRTVPQDLPPSVPHRPDRSCHYTVQWSCRRMENSNLWPCPCPHCCRRPQPQQRPKRESARGLSLPSGSGCNTWAV, encoded by the exons ATGGCCGCCACGCGTGTGCTGCTGCTCCTGTCCGGGAACTCTGAATCCGCGAGCTTCGCACGGAGCGTGTGTGGCATCCTGGGCGCCGGGCCTGAGCTCGGGCCATGGCCCACGTACTGCAGCTTCAAGCGAGGACATCTCGTCCTCTCGGCCAGGCCGTTCCCAGGCGCATCAGCCAGGCTTCCGCTCCAG CGACCCCCTTTCTGCCCTTTTGCGGCCCTGGACCAGCAACCCAGGGCCTCCGCGCCCGAGCTGCCCACAAACCGAGGTGTGGATTTGGGTGTAGCCGTCGTTCTGCAGTCCAGTGACCAGACTGTCCTGCTGACACGAAGGACCCGCACCCTCAACATTTCCCCCAATCTCTGGGTACCCCCAG GTGGGCATGTGGAACTTGAGGAGGAG CTGCTGGACGGAGGACTTCGAGAGCTTTGGGAGGAGAGTGGACTGCAGCTGCCCCAGGGCCAGTTCTCCTGGGTCCCTCTGGGGCTATGGGAG tctgcctACCCTCCTAGGCTGAGCTGGGGTTTCCCCAAATACCATCACATCGTTCTCTATCTACTTGTGATCTCCCAGGAGTCACAGCAGCAGCTGCAG GCACGGATCCAACCAAACCCAAGTGAGGTGAGCGCCTTTATGTGGCTGGGACCAGATGTAGCAGCTGCAGTGGCTGCCACAGAGGATGGAGCAGAGACAACCAGAACTGTCCCCCAGGACCTACCACCCTCTGTACC GCACAGACCAGACAGAAGTTGTCATTACACAGTGCAGTGGAGCTGCAGGAGGATGGAGAATTCCAACCTCTGGCCGTGCCCATGTCCACACTGCTGCAGACGACCCCAACCACAGCAGAGGCCAAAGAGAGAGTCAGCACGGGGACTAAGTTTGCCCTCAGGCTCTGGCTGCAACACTTGGGCAG TGTGA
- the NUDT17 gene encoding nucleoside diphosphate-linked moiety X motif 17 isoform X4: MAATRVLLLLSGNSESASFARSVCGILGAGPELGPWPTYCSFKRGHLVLSARPFPGASARLPLQRPPFCPFAALDQQPRASAPELPTNRGVDLGVAVVLQSSDQTVLLTRRTRTLNISPNLWVPPGGHVELEEELLDGGLRELWEESGLQLPQGQFSWVPLGLWEARIQPNPSEVSAFMWLGPDVAAAVAATEDGAETTRTVPQDLPPSVPAVELQEDGEFQPLAVPMSTLLQTTPTTAEAKERVSTGTKFALRLWLQHLGSVTPPPCKSGARMDPGPAKEAPNMDPLPPSQGSGKQSP; the protein is encoded by the exons ATGGCCGCCACGCGTGTGCTGCTGCTCCTGTCCGGGAACTCTGAATCCGCGAGCTTCGCACGGAGCGTGTGTGGCATCCTGGGCGCCGGGCCTGAGCTCGGGCCATGGCCCACGTACTGCAGCTTCAAGCGAGGACATCTCGTCCTCTCGGCCAGGCCGTTCCCAGGCGCATCAGCCAGGCTTCCGCTCCAG CGACCCCCTTTCTGCCCTTTTGCGGCCCTGGACCAGCAACCCAGGGCCTCCGCGCCCGAGCTGCCCACAAACCGAGGTGTGGATTTGGGTGTAGCCGTCGTTCTGCAGTCCAGTGACCAGACTGTCCTGCTGACACGAAGGACCCGCACCCTCAACATTTCCCCCAATCTCTGGGTACCCCCAG GTGGGCATGTGGAACTTGAGGAGGAG CTGCTGGACGGAGGACTTCGAGAGCTTTGGGAGGAGAGTGGACTGCAGCTGCCCCAGGGCCAGTTCTCCTGGGTCCCTCTGGGGCTATGGGAG GCACGGATCCAACCAAACCCAAGTGAGGTGAGCGCCTTTATGTGGCTGGGACCAGATGTAGCAGCTGCAGTGGCTGCCACAGAGGATGGAGCAGAGACAACCAGAACTGTCCCCCAGGACCTACCACCCTCTGTACC TGCAGTGGAGCTGCAGGAGGATGGAGAATTCCAACCTCTGGCCGTGCCCATGTCCACACTGCTGCAGACGACCCCAACCACAGCAGAGGCCAAAGAGAGAGTCAGCACGGGGACTAAGTTTGCCCTCAGGCTCTGGCTGCAACACTTGGGCAG TGTGACACCCCCACCATGTAAAAGTGGAGCTCGCATGGACCCAGGGCCAGCAAAGGAAGCGCCGAACATGGACCCCCTTCCCCCGAGCCAGGGGTCTGGAAAACAAAGTCCGTAG
- the PIAS3 gene encoding E3 SUMO-protein ligase PIAS3, which yields MAELGELKHMVMSFRVSELQVLLGFAGRNKSGRKHELLAKALHLLKSSCAPSVQMKIKELYRRRFPRKTLGPSDLSLISLPPGTPPVGSPGPLAPIPPALLAPGTVLVPKREVDMHPSLPQPVHPDVTMKPLPFYEVYGELIRPTTLASTSSQRFEEAHFTFALTPQQVQQILTSRELLPGAKCDYTIQVQLRFCLCETSCPQEDYFPPNLFVKVNGKLCPRRLSLPQGYLPPTKNGAEPKRPSRPINITPLARLSATVPNTIVVNWSSEFGRNYSLSVYLVRQLTAGTLLQKLRAKGIRNPDHSRALIKEKLTADPDSEVATTSLRVSLMCPLGKMRLTVPCRALTCAHLQSFDAALYLQMNEKKPTWTCPVCDKKAPYESLIIDGLFMEILNSCSDCDEIQFMEDGSWCPMKPKKEASEVCPPPGYGLDGLQYSPVQEGNTSENKKKVEVIDLTIESSSDEEDLPPAKKHCPVTSAAIPALPGSKGVLTSSHQPSSVLRSPAMGTLGGDFLSSLPLHEYPPAFPLGADIQGLDLFSFLQTESPHYGPSVITSLDEQDALGHFFQYRGTPSHFLGPLAPLGTSHRSSPPAPTPGRVSSIVAPGGTLREGHGGPLPSGPSLTGCRSDIISLD from the exons ATGGCGGAGCTGGGCGAATTAAAG CACATGGTGATGAGCTTCCGAGTATCTGagctccaggtgctccttggctttGCTGGCCGGAACAAGAGTGGAAGGAAGCACGAGCTCCTGGCCAAGGCCCTGCACCTTCTCAAATCCAGCTGTGCTCCCAGCGtccagatgaagatcaaagagcttTACCGCCGACGCTTTCCCCGGAAGACCCTGGGGCCCTCTGATCTCTCCTTGATCTCTCTGCCCCCTGGTACCCCTCCTGTAGGCTCCCCTGGCCCCCTAGCCCCCATTCCCCCGGCCCTCCTGGCCCCTGGCACTGTGCTGGTCCCCAAACGTGAAGTAGACATGCACCCGTCTCTGCCCCAGCCTGTGCACCCTGATGTCACTATGAAACCGTTGCCTTTCTATGAAGTCTACGGGGAGCTCATCCGGCCCACCACCCTCG CATCCACTTCTAGCCAGCGGTTTGAGGAAGCGCACTTTACCTTTGCCCTTACACCCCAGCAAGTGCAGCAGATCCTCACATCCAG GGAGCTTCTGCCAGGAGCCAAATGTGATTATACCATACAGGTGCAGCTAAG GTTCTGTCTCTGTGAGACCAGCTGCCCCCAGGAGGATTATTTTCCCCCCAACCTCTTTGTCAAGGTCAATGGGAAACTGTGCCCCCGCCG TCTCTCCCTTCCCCAGGGTTACCTTCCCCCCACCAAGAATGGTGCTGAGCCCAAGAGGCCCAGCCGCCCCATCAACATCACACCACTAGCTCGACTGTCGGCCACTGTTCCCAATACCATTGTGGTCAACTGGTCATCTGAGTTTGGACGG AATTACTCCTTGTCTGTATACCTGGTGAGGCAGTTGACTGCAGGGACCCTTCTGCAAAAGCTCAGAGCAAAGGGCATCCGGAACCCAGACCACTCCCGGGCACTGA TTAAGGAGAAATTGACTGCTGACCCAGACAGTGAGGTAGCTACTACCAGTCTGCGAGTGTCACTCATGTGCCCG CTAGGGAAGATGCGGCTGACTGTCCCCTGCCGTGCTCTTACCTGCGCCCACCTGCAGAGCTTCGATGCTGCCCTGTATCTACAGATGAATGAGAAGAAGCCAACGTGGACATGTCCTGTGTGCGACAAGAAAGCTCCCTATGAATCTCTGATCATTGATGG TTTGTTCATGGAGATTCTTAATTCCTGCTCGGACTGTGATGAGATCCAGTTCATGGAAGATGGATCCTGGTGCCCAATGAAACCTAAGAAGGAGGCATCTGAGGTTTGCCCCCCACCAGGGTATGGGCTGGATG GCCTTCAGTACAGCCCAGTCCAAGAGGGAAATACATCAGAGAATAAGAAGAAGGTTGAAGTCATTGACCTGACAATAGAAAGCTCTTCAGATGAGGAGGACCTGCCCCCGGCCAAGAAGCACTGTCCTGTCACCTCAGCTGCCATCCCAGCCCTGCCTGGAAGCAAAGG AGTCCTGACCTCTAGTCACCAGCCATCCTCGGTGCTGCGGAGCCCTGCTATGGGCACGTTGGGCGGGGATTTCCTGTCCAGTCTCCCACTACATGAGTACCCACCTGCCTTCCCGCTGGGGGCTGATATCCAAG GTTtagatttattttctttccttcagaCTGAGAGTCCG CACTATGGGCCTTCTGTCATCACCTCGCTAGACGAACAGGATGCCCTTGGCCATTTCTTCCAGTACCGGGGGACCCCCTCCCACTTCCTGGGCCCGCTGGCCCCGTTGGGGACCTCCCACCGCAGCTCCCCTCCAGCACCCACTCCGGGCCGTGTCAGCAGTATTGTGGCTCCTGGGGGGACATTGAGGGAGGGGCATGGAGGGCCCCTGCCCTCAGGGCCCTCCTTGACTGGCTGTCGGTCAGACATCATTTCCTTGGACTGA